Proteins from a genomic interval of Sphingobacterium sp. SYP-B4668:
- a CDS encoding MarR family winged helix-turn-helix transcriptional regulator, whose protein sequence is MITNETIYTEDFFNFLTGKATTALTRRLQQNLKESGVSITSEQWSILYNLWQEEGLTQQELANRTFRDKPSVTRLINNLEKQNLVIRVNDKGDRRSNLIYLTKAGRQIKSKGLEQASKTISEALSGVSADAIYSAHDTLSKVYSNLK, encoded by the coding sequence ATGATTACCAATGAAACCATTTACACAGAAGATTTTTTTAATTTTCTGACAGGTAAAGCGACTACCGCACTCACAAGAAGGCTCCAGCAAAACCTAAAAGAATCTGGAGTGAGTATTACTTCAGAACAATGGAGTATCTTATACAATTTGTGGCAGGAGGAAGGATTAACGCAGCAAGAGCTGGCAAATCGCACATTCCGAGACAAGCCAAGTGTGACTAGGTTGATTAATAATCTGGAGAAGCAAAATCTAGTGATACGCGTCAATGACAAAGGGGATCGCCGATCTAATTTGATCTATCTGACAAAAGCGGGGAGACAAATTAAATCCAAAGGCTTAGAGCAGGCCTCGAAGACTATATCCGAAGCGTTGAGTGGCGTCTCCGCTGATGCGATTTATAGCGCGCATGATACATTGTCTAAAGTATACTCCAATCTCAAGTAG
- a CDS encoding cation:proton antiporter: MLSTTLILEIGVAVGLVAIVGFIANKLKFSVIPFFILIGMVLGQHAPQFGLIDLSFTESKPFIDFMGRLGVLFLLFYLGLEFSVGRLIKSGKSIVTGGSVYVALNFVSGLLIGWLMDMPFKETMVLCGIMTSSSTAIVAKVLTDLKRTANPETEVIMGMIMFDDLFIAMHISFLSGLILTGSSSFWTVAGTSLLALGFILVFLILGRKLVPAIDKLLQVKSSELFILLIFALLFLVAGFSETIHVAEAIGALMAGLVLADSQYIKKIEAMVLPYKDFFGAMFFFSFGLSIDMMSLGGAVMWAAIAAVITIAGNLVSGYFASKFSGMKPRVSFDIGFTLSARGEFSIIMANIGKAGGLLPVLQSFVVVYVLILSIVSPLLTKESRNIWNKLFGKDQVPTKPVKKLSDLEGK, encoded by the coding sequence ATGCTATCTACTACCCTTATCTTAGAAATAGGTGTTGCTGTTGGACTCGTCGCTATCGTCGGTTTTATCGCGAATAAGTTGAAGTTCTCCGTTATACCTTTTTTTATATTGATAGGGATGGTTTTAGGACAGCATGCCCCTCAGTTTGGATTGATTGATCTATCCTTTACCGAAAGCAAACCCTTTATTGATTTTATGGGCCGCTTAGGGGTACTATTCCTTCTGTTTTACTTAGGGCTTGAATTCTCGGTAGGCAGACTTATCAAATCTGGTAAATCCATTGTCACGGGAGGTAGTGTATATGTAGCCCTTAACTTTGTTTCGGGGTTGCTGATCGGATGGTTGATGGATATGCCCTTCAAAGAGACAATGGTCCTGTGCGGTATCATGACCAGTTCGTCTACAGCCATCGTGGCCAAAGTATTGACAGACCTCAAACGTACTGCCAATCCGGAGACAGAGGTCATCATGGGCATGATTATGTTCGATGACCTATTTATAGCCATGCATATTTCTTTTCTGTCAGGATTGATTCTTACTGGAAGTAGTTCCTTCTGGACAGTCGCTGGTACTTCTTTGTTAGCCTTAGGGTTTATACTGGTATTTTTGATTTTAGGACGCAAACTCGTTCCAGCTATTGATAAGTTGTTGCAGGTGAAGTCCTCCGAGCTTTTTATTTTGCTGATATTTGCTTTACTGTTTTTAGTTGCTGGTTTTTCGGAGACTATTCACGTAGCCGAGGCGATAGGGGCTTTAATGGCAGGTTTGGTCTTGGCAGATTCTCAGTATATTAAAAAGATTGAAGCCATGGTGCTGCCCTATAAGGACTTCTTCGGCGCTATGTTTTTCTTTAGCTTTGGTTTATCCATCGACATGATGTCGTTGGGAGGGGCTGTGATGTGGGCAGCCATTGCTGCTGTAATTACCATTGCGGGCAACTTGGTTTCAGGATATTTCGCTTCTAAATTCTCTGGAATGAAACCTCGTGTATCTTTTGATATTGGGTTCACATTGTCGGCTCGAGGGGAATTCTCCATCATCATGGCCAACATTGGTAAGGCTGGTGGTTTGCTACCCGTTCTACAGTCCTTTGTCGTGGTATACGTATTGATATTATCAATAGTCTCTCCTCTCTTAACGAAGGAGTCAAGAAATATATGGAACAAGCTTTTCGGGAAAGATCAGGTACCCACTAAGCCCGTTAAGAAATTGAGCGACTTGGAGGGGAAATAA
- a CDS encoding FMN-binding glutamate synthase family protein, with translation MPVRNLIIGAIALINFIIISFGLIFATNWFWLLIIPLPMLLIAIYHTIQTKHAILRNYPLVGYFRFFFESIRPEMRQYFWESDTDGRPFSRRQRSIVYQRAKNERETVAFGMQSDPNAIGNEWVAHSVFPCHIQDHNLRTMVGNSQCKQPYSLSVFNISAMSYGALSKTAITALNKGAALQNFAHNTGEGGISEYHISGGDLIWQVGTGYFGCRNEEGKFDEKLFQEKSNRPYVKMIELKLSQGAKPGHGGILPAAKNTPEIAAIRHVIPGTDVMSPPAHSAFGTPEEMMLFIQHMRELSNGKPIGFKICIGDKQEFIDICHAMQTTQIVPDFISIDGSEGGTGAAPLEFTDNLGMPLYDALTFVTKTLISFGLKKYIKILVSSRIVTGFDLLKAIALGADACYSARGMMFALGCIQALKCNEDICPVGVATQRPNLYKGLDVENKYVRVAQFHRNTLRATVEIMEACGFKTLNDVSADKFFRKVDNRTTMSFEEIYFGSEGKLINSHTDFAPKVFN, from the coding sequence ATGCCTGTTAGAAATCTAATCATCGGAGCCATCGCGTTAATTAATTTCATTATCATCTCCTTTGGGTTGATATTTGCCACGAATTGGTTTTGGCTGCTTATTATCCCACTTCCGATGTTGCTGATTGCGATCTATCACACCATCCAGACCAAACACGCTATTCTAAGGAATTACCCTTTGGTCGGGTATTTTCGATTTTTCTTTGAGTCTATCCGACCAGAGATGCGTCAATACTTTTGGGAGTCCGATACAGATGGTCGCCCATTTAGCAGGCGCCAACGTTCTATTGTTTACCAGCGTGCGAAAAATGAACGAGAGACTGTTGCATTCGGTATGCAAAGCGACCCCAATGCAATTGGCAATGAGTGGGTAGCGCACTCTGTATTTCCGTGCCATATCCAAGACCACAATCTTCGGACCATGGTGGGCAACTCGCAGTGTAAACAACCTTACAGCTTAAGTGTATTCAATATTTCAGCGATGAGTTATGGCGCACTAAGCAAAACGGCTATTACAGCATTGAATAAAGGTGCGGCTCTTCAAAACTTTGCCCATAATACAGGTGAGGGAGGAATCAGTGAATATCATATCAGCGGTGGGGATCTTATTTGGCAAGTGGGAACGGGCTACTTTGGATGTAGAAATGAGGAAGGTAAATTTGACGAAAAGCTCTTTCAAGAGAAATCCAACCGCCCATATGTAAAAATGATTGAACTCAAGCTTTCGCAAGGAGCTAAACCTGGTCACGGTGGTATATTACCAGCGGCAAAGAATACACCTGAGATTGCAGCAATACGCCACGTCATCCCAGGTACGGATGTGATGTCTCCTCCCGCCCATAGTGCTTTTGGTACACCAGAGGAGATGATGCTATTCATTCAGCATATGCGTGAGCTGTCCAATGGTAAGCCAATAGGTTTTAAAATATGTATAGGTGACAAACAAGAGTTTATTGATATTTGCCATGCGATGCAGACTACGCAAATCGTGCCGGATTTCATCTCGATAGATGGCTCTGAAGGTGGAACGGGGGCAGCTCCACTAGAATTTACGGATAATCTAGGTATGCCCCTTTATGACGCATTGACATTCGTGACAAAAACACTTATTTCCTTTGGTCTAAAAAAATATATCAAGATACTTGTATCAAGCCGCATTGTAACAGGATTTGACTTACTGAAGGCCATTGCCTTAGGAGCGGATGCTTGCTATAGCGCTCGTGGCATGATGTTCGCCCTAGGCTGCATCCAAGCATTGAAATGCAATGAAGATATTTGTCCTGTAGGGGTAGCCACACAGAGACCTAACCTTTACAAAGGATTGGATGTTGAAAATAAATATGTCCGTGTTGCTCAATTTCACCGCAATACACTCCGCGCCACGGTGGAGATAATGGAAGCCTGTGGTTTTAAAACCTTGAATGACGTATCTGCAGATAAATTTTTTCGCAAAGTAGATAATAGGACGACGATGAGTTTTGAAGAAATATACTTTGGTTCGGAAGGAAAGCTGATTAACAGTCATACAGACTTTGCTCCGAAAGTATTCAACTAG
- a CDS encoding polyprenyl synthetase family protein produces MITSTSPSHSVQEALASVVFPETPANMYDPIRYILTLKGKQVRPVLVLMGAELFGLQAVTNAIPAALAIEYFHNFSLIHDDIMDKAPLRRGQQTVHEKWNDNVAILSGDGLLIKAYEQLAKCPKEYLFDLLNTFNKVATEVCEGQQLDMDFESLESVTEEQYIHMITLKTSVLLGGALKLGAIIAGAPVAQQQLIYEFGVYVGVAFQLQDDILDVYGDPETFGKQVGGDIIANKKTFLLIKLLENASQDDIIDIQQLLACDLQYEPNKVQLMKTLYAKYNIRALANDKKAHFTTLAFDTLAKIEVGQDRKEQLYNLAGDLLNRIR; encoded by the coding sequence ATGATTACAAGTACTTCCCCCTCTCATTCTGTTCAAGAAGCTTTAGCTTCAGTGGTATTTCCAGAGACCCCTGCAAATATGTACGACCCTATACGCTATATCCTCACCCTTAAAGGTAAGCAGGTTCGCCCCGTATTGGTGTTGATGGGGGCAGAGTTGTTCGGTCTTCAAGCGGTCACAAATGCCATCCCAGCAGCGTTAGCGATTGAATATTTTCATAATTTTTCGCTGATCCATGATGATATTATGGACAAGGCACCTTTGAGAAGAGGTCAACAGACCGTTCATGAAAAATGGAATGACAACGTTGCCATTCTTTCTGGAGATGGTCTTTTAATCAAAGCCTATGAGCAGCTTGCCAAATGTCCCAAAGAGTATCTCTTTGATTTGTTGAATACCTTCAATAAAGTAGCTACTGAAGTGTGTGAAGGACAGCAATTGGATATGGACTTTGAGTCTCTTGAATCCGTGACCGAAGAGCAGTATATTCATATGATTACCCTAAAAACTTCTGTCTTATTAGGAGGTGCGTTAAAATTAGGAGCGATTATTGCAGGGGCTCCTGTTGCGCAACAACAGTTGATTTATGAATTTGGGGTGTATGTTGGTGTGGCTTTTCAGCTACAAGATGATATTTTGGACGTATATGGTGACCCCGAAACATTTGGTAAACAGGTTGGGGGGGATATTATCGCAAATAAGAAGACATTTTTACTTATCAAGTTGCTGGAAAATGCTAGTCAGGATGATATTATTGACATTCAACAACTTCTTGCATGTGATCTGCAATACGAACCAAATAAAGTACAATTGATGAAAACATTGTACGCTAAATACAACATTAGAGCGCTAGCTAATGATAAGAAAGCACATTTTACGACGTTAGCTTTCGATACACTAGCAAAGATTGAAGTGGGACAGGATAGAAAAGAACAGCTCTATAATCTCGCAGGCGATTTATTAAACAGGATACGATAG
- a CDS encoding amidohydrolase: METIKITTFQAYLFWENIEKNLSNIALRLSSLREKTDLILLPEMFNTGFTMNVEKCAETMDGPTMHWMYEMSQKFDCVIAGSLIILEDGKYFNRFVWMSPDGSFVKYDKRHLFTMAGEHKYFEPGNQRVILQLKGWKICPMICYDLRFPVWSRNQHAAYDLLVYIASWPDKRSAHWRSLIPARAIENQSFVIGVNRVGHDGNEIYYSGGSMCISPMGDVIYYKPEDEDLYTFTLNPKDLLTTRADFPFLGDADGFSLQ; this comes from the coding sequence ATGGAAACCATCAAGATTACAACTTTTCAAGCTTATTTGTTTTGGGAGAATATCGAGAAAAACTTGAGCAATATTGCACTACGTTTATCATCACTTCGGGAGAAAACAGATTTGATACTTTTGCCAGAAATGTTCAATACAGGTTTTACGATGAATGTTGAAAAATGCGCAGAGACGATGGATGGGCCTACAATGCATTGGATGTACGAAATGTCCCAAAAATTTGACTGCGTCATAGCGGGATCTCTTATTATACTTGAAGATGGGAAGTATTTCAATCGCTTTGTATGGATGTCTCCTGATGGTAGTTTTGTCAAATATGACAAACGCCATTTATTTACGATGGCAGGCGAACACAAGTATTTCGAACCAGGAAACCAACGCGTCATCTTGCAGCTGAAAGGTTGGAAAATATGCCCGATGATTTGCTATGATCTTCGCTTCCCTGTATGGTCACGAAATCAACACGCTGCATATGATTTGTTAGTGTATATCGCCAGTTGGCCAGATAAGCGTTCCGCGCATTGGCGTAGCTTGATTCCAGCAAGAGCTATTGAGAACCAGTCATTTGTAATCGGCGTCAATAGAGTAGGGCATGATGGTAATGAAATTTATTATTCTGGAGGCTCGATGTGTATCTCTCCAATGGGGGATGTAATCTATTACAAGCCAGAAGATGAAGATTTGTATACATTTACCTTAAATCCTAAAGATTTACTCACTACACGTGCTGATTTTCCATTCTTGGGGGATGCAGATGGTTTTTCTTTACAGTAG
- the ccsA gene encoding cytochrome c biogenesis protein CcsA, which produces MDVNYVGEHLIPGKIGQFFVILAFGSALLAFISYFFSTRNPEDKSWKTIARIGTWLNAISVVAIGAMLFYIIYNHLFEYHYAFAHSSKSLPTHYIISSFWEGQEGSFWLWSFWQVVISMILLFKAKSWESPVMTFVMLCQVFLSSMLLGIEIFGHRIGSSPFILLRDAMNWPFLSDPNYLSMIQDGRGLNALLQNYWMVIHPPTLFLGFASMIVPFAYAAAGLWTKRYKEWINPGLPWGMFAVMILGVGIIMGSFWAYEALNFGGFWAWDPVENASIIPWFTLIAAVHVMVAYKNSGHSYFTATFLALISFVLVIYASYLTRSGILGETSVHSFTSLGMSGQLIIFNVAFLVIMVVLLIVRKKDMPTTQKEEDIYSREFWLFIGALVLVVACVQIISTTSIPVYNAIFNTDVAPPIDPIPHYNKWQGAFAVVVLILTAFTQFLKYKRTDSRKFFAATIASLIIALIISAGIVYVTKIYTNFMYILIAFASTYSIIANIQILGDAFKGKWRLAGSAVAHIGFGLLVIGAVVAAATNEVISINNSGYIAVAGFDKVEKPGENLFLTEGEPAQMGQYRITYVGDSIAPPNVYYKIKFEQLDEESRKVKEQFLLMPFAQNNPQMGGLIGTPSTKHYITHDIYTLITAAQADTQTQAGNKSEEEKSSFDDYEEPATYQVNVGDTLRYRNGFFVIEGVNKDATINKIPKAPDDVLVGLKIKVVAKDKKEHQVEPLFLIKGGNTFDFNKDVEAEGLRFRFTNILPKQDKLEIMVYQKPLPEKKWIVFKAIKFPYINFFWCGTIVMTIGFIMSIYRRVKDQKIKTQPTKA; this is translated from the coding sequence ATGGACGTAAATTACGTTGGGGAACACCTTATTCCAGGTAAAATTGGACAATTCTTTGTTATTTTAGCCTTTGGATCAGCTCTTTTAGCATTTATCAGTTATTTCTTTTCAACCCGAAATCCGGAGGACAAATCTTGGAAAACAATAGCTCGGATTGGAACCTGGTTGAATGCTATTTCAGTGGTCGCTATTGGTGCGATGTTATTTTACATCATCTACAATCACCTTTTCGAATATCACTACGCTTTTGCGCATTCGTCCAAATCACTACCGACCCACTATATTATTTCCAGTTTCTGGGAAGGACAAGAAGGTAGTTTCTGGCTATGGAGTTTCTGGCAAGTAGTAATATCCATGATTTTATTATTCAAAGCCAAATCATGGGAAAGCCCAGTAATGACGTTTGTCATGCTGTGTCAAGTGTTTTTGTCCTCTATGTTGCTAGGCATAGAAATATTCGGACATCGTATAGGAAGCTCTCCTTTCATCCTGCTAAGAGATGCCATGAATTGGCCTTTCCTCAGCGACCCTAATTATTTGTCAATGATACAGGATGGAAGAGGTCTCAACGCCTTACTCCAAAACTATTGGATGGTGATTCACCCACCCACTTTATTCTTGGGTTTCGCCTCTATGATTGTACCATTTGCATACGCCGCAGCAGGTCTTTGGACCAAACGGTACAAGGAATGGATCAACCCAGGATTGCCTTGGGGTATGTTTGCAGTAATGATATTGGGTGTTGGTATCATTATGGGGTCTTTTTGGGCCTATGAAGCCTTAAATTTTGGAGGTTTCTGGGCATGGGATCCCGTGGAGAACGCCTCTATCATCCCATGGTTTACCTTAATTGCGGCAGTTCACGTCATGGTGGCATACAAAAACTCCGGTCACTCTTACTTTACAGCGACTTTTCTTGCCTTAATTAGCTTTGTACTGGTAATCTATGCTTCTTATCTTACTCGTAGCGGTATATTGGGAGAGACTTCAGTACACTCTTTCACTAGTCTAGGGATGTCTGGACAATTGATTATCTTCAACGTCGCCTTTCTCGTTATCATGGTTGTGCTATTGATTGTCCGCAAAAAGGATATGCCGACAACGCAAAAAGAAGAAGATATTTATTCTCGTGAATTTTGGTTGTTTATTGGTGCACTAGTCCTTGTTGTAGCCTGTGTCCAAATCATTTCGACGACTTCCATCCCTGTATATAATGCCATCTTCAATACAGATGTAGCCCCTCCTATTGACCCTATTCCCCACTATAATAAATGGCAAGGTGCTTTTGCTGTTGTGGTATTGATATTGACTGCTTTTACGCAATTCCTAAAATACAAGAGAACGGATTCACGTAAATTTTTCGCGGCTACGATTGCCTCCCTTATCATTGCCTTAATTATTTCTGCAGGAATTGTATATGTGACCAAGATATACACAAATTTCATGTACATCTTGATTGCTTTTGCAAGTACATACAGTATCATCGCTAATATTCAAATTTTGGGAGATGCCTTTAAAGGCAAATGGAGATTGGCTGGCTCGGCAGTAGCTCACATAGGATTTGGGCTGCTGGTTATCGGTGCGGTAGTAGCAGCAGCGACCAACGAGGTCATTTCGATTAATAACAGCGGCTATATTGCTGTTGCAGGATTTGACAAAGTAGAGAAACCTGGTGAAAATCTGTTTTTAACGGAAGGGGAACCTGCACAAATGGGACAATACCGTATTACCTATGTTGGAGATAGTATTGCTCCTCCTAATGTATACTATAAAATTAAATTTGAACAACTTGATGAAGAATCAAGAAAAGTCAAAGAACAATTCTTATTGATGCCGTTTGCACAGAACAATCCACAAATGGGAGGGCTGATCGGGACACCGTCAACCAAACACTACATCACTCATGATATCTATACCTTGATTACTGCTGCCCAAGCGGATACGCAGACCCAAGCTGGAAATAAATCAGAAGAAGAGAAATCCAGCTTTGATGATTATGAAGAGCCCGCAACCTATCAAGTCAATGTGGGTGACACCTTAAGATACCGCAATGGATTCTTCGTTATAGAAGGGGTAAATAAAGACGCAACCATCAACAAAATTCCTAAAGCACCAGATGATGTACTCGTGGGCTTGAAGATTAAAGTAGTGGCGAAGGATAAGAAAGAGCATCAAGTAGAACCTCTTTTCTTAATAAAAGGTGGCAATACATTTGATTTCAATAAGGATGTAGAAGCGGAGGGATTGCGATTCAGATTCACCAATATTCTTCCAAAGCAAGATAAACTTGAAATCATGGTCTATCAGAAGCCCCTGCCAGAGAAAAAATGGATTGTATTCAAAGCAATTAAATTTCCTTATATCAACTTCTTCTGGTGTGGCACAATAGTCATGACAATTGGATTTATCATGTCTATCTATCGTCGGGTCAAAGACCAAAAAATAAAAACCCAACCAACAAAAGCATGA
- a CDS encoding Rossmann-like and DUF2520 domain-containing protein, translating to MKIIILGSGNVATHLAKRLHQLGHSILQIYSRNKANAHALALTVNAIAVDEPDQLFADADLYLLAVSDEAIPTIVELLPNNLNGVIVHTSGATDIQVLEKFGHSGVLYPLQTLSKLQAIAMEQIPIGVEANSQETYDRLWKLAQELSPMAFKCDSQQRLAFHIAAVMANNFSNILYQIAYEILEAHDLPFDLLLPIIQETAKKVKNSAPIALQTGPAIRNDNITINKHLNFLRENRAWQEIYQQLTIEIAKRRGN from the coding sequence ATGAAAATCATCATCCTAGGAAGTGGAAATGTGGCAACTCATTTGGCCAAACGCTTACATCAACTAGGTCATTCGATTTTACAGATATACAGTCGGAATAAAGCCAATGCACACGCATTGGCTTTAACTGTCAATGCTATTGCTGTGGATGAACCGGATCAACTATTCGCTGATGCCGACCTCTATCTACTTGCCGTCAGTGATGAGGCTATCCCCACCATAGTGGAGCTTCTTCCAAACAATCTAAATGGTGTGATCGTACATACATCAGGGGCGACAGATATACAAGTACTTGAAAAATTTGGGCATTCAGGTGTACTCTACCCCTTACAGACACTCTCCAAACTACAGGCTATTGCGATGGAGCAGATTCCTATAGGAGTGGAAGCCAACTCCCAAGAAACCTATGATAGACTTTGGAAACTTGCACAAGAGCTTTCACCAATGGCTTTTAAATGCGATAGCCAACAACGATTAGCTTTTCACATAGCAGCTGTAATGGCCAACAACTTCAGCAACATCCTTTATCAAATTGCCTATGAAATATTGGAAGCACATGATTTACCGTTCGACCTTTTGCTTCCCATCATACAAGAGACGGCAAAAAAAGTAAAAAATAGTGCTCCCATAGCGTTACAAACAGGGCCTGCCATACGAAATGACAATATTACGATAAACAAGCATTTGAACTTTCTTAGGGAGAATAGGGCTTGGCAAGAAATCTATCAACAATTGACAATAGAAATTGCTAAAAGGAGAGGTAACTAA
- a CDS encoding glycosyltransferase family 4 protein, with protein sequence MRILIIHNYYQDLGGEDIVFQQEVAELRREHEVFTLIFKNRKGVKGLFQFLLSPWNVFAARKVQRKIAEVNADIVHFHNTQYACGPLAIRHAKKAGKIVVMSLHNFRLLCPSATLFYKNTLFTDSIHRKFPWLAIEKNVLDNSKIKTLWTALSYWIHRRIGTWNLIDRYFVLAEFSRQLFISSTLPVDSDKFVVKPNFVDMTSTIQSKERGKHFLYVGRLSPEKGITNLLQAIAGTDIQLKIAGTGPQTEEVKSMAIKNPNLDYLGMMDKSQIIDELKFCKGLIVPSVCYEGGVPLTIIEAFATCTPVIASNIGAIPDVIIENETGFLFDPHKADTIIHAITQANSTPTAVLAGMSLKALDLYQQSYTPDIVIRKLTAEYEMLIKDKS encoded by the coding sequence GTGCGCATACTCATTATCCATAATTATTATCAGGACCTAGGCGGAGAAGACATTGTTTTTCAGCAAGAAGTTGCCGAACTGCGACGAGAGCACGAGGTATTCACGCTCATTTTTAAAAACCGCAAGGGTGTGAAGGGACTTTTTCAATTTCTGCTCAGTCCATGGAATGTATTTGCTGCACGAAAAGTACAACGAAAGATAGCTGAAGTGAATGCCGATATTGTCCATTTTCACAATACGCAATATGCATGTGGACCTTTGGCTATCCGACATGCAAAAAAAGCAGGAAAAATCGTCGTCATGTCACTCCACAACTTTAGATTATTATGCCCCTCAGCCACTCTCTTCTATAAAAACACCTTATTTACGGATAGCATACACCGAAAATTCCCCTGGCTGGCTATCGAGAAGAATGTGCTAGACAACTCAAAAATCAAAACACTTTGGACGGCTCTTAGCTATTGGATACATCGTAGAATTGGAACCTGGAATCTTATCGATCGTTATTTTGTCTTGGCAGAGTTTTCTAGACAATTATTCATTAGCAGCACACTTCCTGTGGATAGTGACAAATTTGTAGTCAAACCTAATTTTGTAGATATGACAAGCACCATCCAAAGTAAAGAAAGAGGAAAGCATTTTCTTTATGTAGGGAGATTGTCACCCGAGAAGGGAATCACCAACCTACTCCAAGCGATAGCAGGTACAGATATCCAATTAAAAATAGCAGGTACAGGTCCACAAACAGAGGAAGTGAAGAGCATGGCTATTAAAAATCCCAATTTGGACTATTTGGGAATGATGGACAAGTCGCAGATTATAGATGAGTTGAAATTCTGCAAAGGGCTTATAGTACCATCTGTCTGTTATGAGGGTGGGGTGCCGCTGACGATTATTGAAGCGTTTGCGACCTGCACCCCAGTAATCGCCAGCAACATAGGGGCTATACCTGATGTTATCATAGAGAATGAGACGGGTTTTCTGTTCGACCCGCATAAAGCCGACACTATTATTCATGCTATCACACAGGCTAACTCTACACCAACAGCAGTATTAGCAGGAATGAGCCTAAAGGCACTTGATCTTTACCAACAGTCATACACTCCTGACATTGTCATTAGAAAACTAACCGCAGAATATGAAATGCTTATAAAAGATAAGTCTTAA
- a CDS encoding iron-sulfur cluster assembly protein: MSIIFLDKLNLGSKIQEVLESIYDPELKPANIVDLGLIYEVITKEDGMAKIVMTLTAPGCPVAGEIMDEVQRKVAAIEGLKGAVVELTFDPPWTKDMMTEEAKLELGFL, translated from the coding sequence ATGAGCATCATTTTTTTAGACAAGTTAAACTTAGGTAGCAAAATCCAAGAAGTATTGGAGAGCATCTACGACCCGGAGCTTAAACCAGCAAACATTGTGGACTTAGGTCTGATATATGAAGTGATTACAAAGGAGGATGGCATGGCCAAGATTGTAATGACACTGACAGCCCCCGGTTGCCCTGTTGCTGGAGAAATCATGGACGAGGTACAGCGAAAAGTAGCAGCTATAGAAGGATTAAAAGGCGCTGTAGTGGAGTTGACATTTGACCCACCGTGGACCAAGGATATGATGACAGAAGAGGCTAAATTGGAATTAGGATTTTTATAG